A region of Haliotis asinina isolate JCU_RB_2024 chromosome 7, JCU_Hal_asi_v2, whole genome shotgun sequence DNA encodes the following proteins:
- the LOC137290256 gene encoding uncharacterized protein — translation MSWKRQCRVLQTTFSFAVYISLLIHHGDTKCVSEARRVVKAGCNNYCPENQCPEECTDCISGFYGPDCRRSCRGHCFNGRCDLLTNGRAVNCTDGCELGWRGLTCNTKCKRPCLKCDRYTGNCVGQCRDGFCGPGCLQRCLYSLSACDKSCARPLKMTQTLEPAHHRSHKSKFDIKDLNNTHHVHKEEHPQQSAAEVTPDYGTRQITPYFHAGAGIAVLAAVTAVIVVSVIRLRSQKKIDSVGKPHTCEESHRFLAVKSNIISVIPPSRSHREGSGPETCTTEMGVLVQNNHYTVA, via the exons ATGAGTTGGAAACGACAGTGTCGGGTTTTACAAACAACATTTTCCTTTGCTGTGTACATTTCTCTCCTGATACACCACG GTGACACCAAGTGCGTGTCTGAAGCTCGCCGAGTCGTGAAGGCTGGCTGTAACAACTACTGTCCCGAAAACCAATGTCCTGAGGAATGCACTGACTGCATCAGCGGCTTCTACGGACCTGACTGTAGACGGAGCTGCCGGGGACATTGCTTCAATGGACGGTGTGACCTACTGACCAATGGTCGAGCCGTCAACTGTACGGATGGGTGTGAACTGGGGTGGAGGGGGTTAACATGTAACACGAAATGTAAGCGTCCGTGTCTGAAGTGTGACAGATACACGGGGAACTGTGTGGGGCAGTGCAGGGATGGTTTTTGTGGACCTGGATGCTTACAGAGATGTCTATATTCACTGTCAGCGTGTGACAAAAGTTGTGCAAGGCCTCTGAAAATGACCCAGACACTGGAGCCGGCACACCACAGAAGCCACAAAAGCAAGTTTGATATCAAGGACTTAAACAATACACACCACGTTCACAAAGaag AACATCCTCAACAATCTGCAGCTGAGGTAACCCCGGATTATGGCACTCGGCAAATCACCCCATATTTTCACGCAGGCGCCGGCATTGCTGTATTAGCTGCAGTAACAGCTGTCATTGTCGTCTCCGTCATCAG ACTGAGAAGTCAAAAGAAGATAGATTCGGTTGGGAAACCACATACGTGCGAGGAGTCTCATCGGTTCCTTGCTGTGAAATCCAACATTATTTCT GTCATTCCACCATCGAGATCCCACCGAGAAGGTAGTGGCCCTGAAACTTGTACGACAGAAATGGGTGTTCTTGTCCAGAATAACCATTATACCGTTGCATAA